The Methanobacterium lacus genome includes a region encoding these proteins:
- a CDS encoding biotin transporter BioY — MEITIDNYFEKRYTLFKWRSETSNANKLVMAFFMACLTGLMAQIIIPLPWTPVPITAQTFAVLFAGIVLGRYWGGLSMLIYIAIGLVGVPWFGGMTSGVEILFGASGGFLVGFVLAALVVGYLSDRYVKVRNFMPMFTLLVFANFLLIYVPGVIGLAVFMYIANGTVPGVWTLLAMGVLPFVIGDLVKIGGAAALAKAVTPKDSFI; from the coding sequence ATGGAGATAACAATTGACAATTATTTTGAAAAGAGATACACACTTTTTAAATGGAGATCCGAAACTTCAAATGCTAATAAATTGGTGATGGCATTTTTCATGGCCTGTTTAACTGGTTTAATGGCCCAAATAATTATTCCTTTACCTTGGACTCCTGTACCTATTACTGCACAAACCTTTGCTGTATTGTTTGCAGGAATAGTACTTGGAAGGTACTGGGGCGGTTTGAGTATGTTGATTTACATAGCAATAGGCTTAGTCGGTGTGCCATGGTTTGGAGGAATGACAAGCGGAGTTGAAATCCTATTCGGGGCATCAGGAGGATTCTTAGTAGGATTTGTTTTAGCTGCCTTGGTTGTGGGATATCTATCTGATAGATACGTCAAAGTGAGAAATTTCATGCCAATGTTCACTTTGCTTGTATTTGCAAACTTCCTCTTGATCTACGTGCCTGGTGTCATAGGTCTGGCTGTATTCATGTACATTGCCAACGGCACAGTGCCGGGAGTATGGACCTTACTTGCAATGGGTGTATTGCCATTTGTGATTGGAGATCTAGTAAAAATCGGTGGAGCCGCAGCACTTGCAAAAGCAGTAACTCCAAAGGACTCATTTATCTAA
- a CDS encoding P-II family nitrogen regulator — MGYKTNILIIGPSNSGKDTVVNNVEWGETRIMVASYASVVLNNNKNYLFMLKGEDNYKSFDEILLFQDGQGPDGIIMVLDSSKGFKENDLDVVEMIISQEIPHVIFANKQDMGNQNLNNHFTNSLIVPTIANEGIGINDGFKLLLKSVNDDSELTNSKPLPKVKTEFKREEPSRINDNDMVAKMKDALIPSKNHGICRLKMSMHPVELENVMKVLENNGFANMTVIKNRLVQDVGSKEIYRGYKHEARMKMRTELIMTIRSDEVSYVVDAIKSIKTDDIDDYISIKPVEDVLRVRTLERGVNALD; from the coding sequence ATGGGGTACAAAACTAACATCTTAATAATAGGGCCGTCCAATTCTGGGAAGGATACAGTAGTTAACAACGTTGAATGGGGAGAAACAAGGATCATGGTAGCTTCCTACGCTAGTGTGGTTTTAAACAACAACAAAAATTATTTGTTCATGTTAAAGGGGGAAGATAACTACAAGTCATTCGATGAAATTCTACTGTTTCAAGATGGACAGGGTCCGGATGGAATAATCATGGTACTGGACAGCTCAAAGGGATTTAAGGAAAATGATCTTGATGTGGTTGAAATGATAATATCCCAGGAAATTCCCCATGTGATATTTGCTAACAAACAAGATATGGGGAATCAAAACTTAAACAACCACTTCACAAATTCTTTAATCGTTCCTACAATTGCAAATGAGGGAATAGGGATAAATGATGGATTTAAATTATTATTAAAGTCTGTAAACGATGATTCTGAGCTAACAAATTCAAAACCTTTACCAAAAGTGAAAACCGAATTTAAAAGAGAAGAACCATCCAGAATAAATGATAACGATATGGTTGCAAAAATGAAGGATGCGTTAATACCCTCCAAAAATCATGGTATATGCCGATTAAAAATGTCTATGCATCCTGTAGAACTTGAAAATGTAATGAAAGTTCTTGAAAACAATGGATTTGCCAACATGACCGTGATAAAAAATAGATTAGTTCAAGATGTGGGTTCAAAAGAAATTTACAGGGGTTACAAGCATGAAGCCCGAATGAAAATGAGAACAGAACTAATCATGACCATCAGATCAGATGAGGTTTCCTACGTTGTTGATGCAATAAAATCTATAAAAACAGATGATATAGATGATTATATTAGTATCAAGCCTGTTGAAGATGTTTTACGAGTAAGAACATTGGAAAGAGGAGTAAATGCGCTAGATTAA
- a CDS encoding DUF1284 domain-containing protein translates to MMLEGTDKALIKIRAHHLLCLQGFQGYGYNKNFALGMKEILRVLKSDPSPNIQLVTEADEICGICPNLVDGVCVDCIKIKTMDLNVIETISLENNQIITFKNALQIIDKELSLESIKKICEGCVWMDKCLFFLNKIGSKVES, encoded by the coding sequence ATGATGCTCGAAGGTACTGATAAAGCTTTGATTAAAATTCGAGCTCATCATCTACTTTGTTTACAGGGATTTCAAGGCTATGGATACAATAAAAACTTTGCACTGGGAATGAAAGAAATACTTAGAGTCTTAAAATCAGATCCTTCTCCGAATATTCAATTAGTGACAGAAGCAGATGAAATATGCGGCATATGTCCAAATTTAGTTGATGGAGTGTGTGTTGATTGCATCAAAATAAAAACAATGGATCTAAACGTTATTGAAACCATTTCTTTAGAAAATAATCAAATTATAACATTTAAAAACGCTTTACAAATTATTGATAAAGAATTAAGCTTGGAATCTATTAAAAAAATTTGTGAAGGCTGTGTTTGGATGGATAAATGTCTATTTTTTCTTAATAAAATTGGATCTAAAGTTGAATCTTAA